In Streptomyces rapamycinicus NRRL 5491, the genomic stretch GCAGAACAGCGCGGACGAACCGCAGGGTGCCGGTGACGTTGACCGCCATGGCGCGTTCCCAGTCGTCGTCGGTCGTGGTCAGAGCGGTGCCGTTGACCACCGCGCCCGCTGAGTTGACCAGGCCGTCGATCCGGCCGCGCGTGGCGAGCACGTGCTCGACGACCGCACGCGCCGCGTCGCGTTCGACGATGTCGACCACGTGGGCGGACGCCTGGTCGCCGAGCTCGGCGGCCAGGCCGCGAAGCTTCGGGGCGATGTCGACGAGCGCCACGGCGGCACCGGCGGCCACCAGTTCGCGGGCGATAGCCTCGCCGATGCCGGTGGCGGCACCAGTGACGACGTACACACGGCCTCCGACGCGGAAGGGGTCAGTCATGGATGGGCTCCCGCCGCCGGTCCGCCACGGCGTCGCCCGGTTCGGCGGAGTCGGGGATCGGTCGTGCGGGACCGACTGACCGGCACATCAGACCGGGCCGGAGTGCCCGGGTGAGGAGCCAGTACAGCTTCTGGCTGTACGGCCACTGGGTCACGACCCGGCCGGACCCCGAGGTGTAGTAGTTGTTGCCGGTCCGCGACCAGACGAACGTGCCGTTGCGGCGCAGCAGGATCCGGTCCATGAGGGCCACCGGCGCGGACTTCGGTTCCCGCGCCACTCCGGCCCGGCGCGCGCCGACGATCGCGTCCGCGATCCACTCGGCCTGACGCTCGAGCATGAAGGTGACGACGCCGCCGTTGGTGTTGGGGCCGTAGGTCACGTAGAACTCCGGGAACCCGACGGCCATCATGCCGAGCATGCTCCGAGGCTCGTCACCCCAGACGTCGCGCAACCGGATCCCGCCACGTCCCAAGACTTCGAAGGTCGCCAGGAAACGGGACGGCTGGAAGCCGGTGGCCAGGATCAGGACGTCGACCTCGGTCGCAACGCCCGCGGAGTCAATCACGCTCCGCGAGGTCACTCGCTCGACCGAGCGGGGCACAAGCGTCACGTCCTCGCGCGCCAATGCCGGGTAGTAGTACTGCGTCAGGACCGGACGCTTGCCGTAGAACGGATAGTCCGGGGTGAGCATCGCGCGCAGCTCGGGGTCCGCGACGGCGGTCCGCAGGTATTCTTCGGCCTTCGCCTGCATCCGGCGGTTCGCCTTCGTGCCGACACGAGCAGCGCTGCGCATCTTCTCCA encodes the following:
- a CDS encoding flavin-containing monooxygenase, translating into MLDQPRAEGGTTPTGTDVVVIGAGFGGLATAYNLRRRGVTRFVVLERSHGAGGTWWDNRYPGAEVDVTSELYSLSFAPHVFGRTHARQAEIQAYIEKAVDDHGLRGHLRFGTRVTSVRWEDATRTYLVTAEDGRQWRAGHVVACVGQLNNPRRPDWPGLADFTGPCFHTSRWDHSVDLTGKRVALVGTGSTSAQVLPPLAEAAGHTYLFQRQPGWVLPKDDRDYPPEEVARLTGSRWEARRRRIAAFIQLEKMRSAARVGTKANRRMQAKAEEYLRTAVADPELRAMLTPDYPFYGKRPVLTQYYYPALAREDVTLVPRSVERVTSRSVIDSAGVATEVDVLILATGFQPSRFLATFEVLGRGGIRLRDVWGDEPRSMLGMMAVGFPEFYVTYGPNTNGGVVTFMLERQAEWIADAIVGARRAGVAREPKSAPVALMDRILLRRNGTFVWSRTGNNYYTSGSGRVVTQWPYSQKLYWLLTRALRPGLMCRSVGPARPIPDSAEPGDAVADRRREPIHD